A section of the SAR324 cluster bacterium genome encodes:
- the fliP gene encoding flagellar type III secretion system pore protein FliP (The bacterial flagellar biogenesis protein FliP forms a type III secretion system (T3SS)-type pore required for flagellar assembly.): protein MLIPFLLFEIGTLQAQSPIPGISISVDQADTPSQVATTLQIVFLLTLLTLAPALLIMTTSFTRFVIVFSFLRQALGTPQTPSNQIVVGLALFLTIFVMMPVYQDINENALQPYLDNRITQEIFLERTSIPVKRFMQQYTREKDLALFMKISNLPRPRTIDDVPVWVVIPAFVLSELKTAFQIGFVIYIPFLVIDMVVASVLMAMGMMMLPPIMISLPFKLMLFVLVDGWHLLVGSMVKSFVPI from the coding sequence ATTCTGATTCCTTTTCTTTTATTCGAAATTGGAACCTTACAAGCGCAGTCGCCTATCCCCGGAATCAGCATAAGTGTTGATCAAGCAGATACTCCCTCGCAGGTAGCCACGACACTGCAGATCGTATTTCTGCTTACTCTGCTGACATTAGCTCCAGCATTGTTGATCATGACAACTTCTTTCACTCGGTTTGTCATAGTCTTCTCTTTTCTAAGACAAGCGCTAGGAACTCCTCAGACTCCATCAAACCAAATTGTTGTTGGGCTAGCTCTCTTCCTAACAATTTTTGTTATGATGCCCGTCTATCAGGATATTAATGAGAATGCACTCCAACCTTACTTGGACAATCGAATTACTCAGGAAATCTTTCTTGAAAGGACATCGATTCCGGTAAAACGCTTCATGCAGCAGTACACTCGTGAGAAAGATCTCGCTCTCTTCATGAAAATCTCAAATCTTCCCAGACCTCGAACAATTGATGATGTTCCAGTTTGGGTCGTCATTCCTGCATTTGTATTGAGTGAATTGAAGACTGCATTTCAGATTGGATTTGTGATTTACATACCCTTTTTGGTGATTGACATGGTGGTTGCCTCGGTCTTGATGGCCATGGGTATGATGATGTTGCCACCAATCATGATATCATTGCCGTTCAAATTGATGTTGTTTGTTTTGGTCGATGGATGGCATCTGCTAGTTGGTTCTATGGTCAAAAGCTTTGTTCCCATTTAG
- the fliQ gene encoding flagellar biosynthesis protein FliQ, with product MTEAVVVSLMNEAMRMTALLSAPLLLGALVVGLIISIFQAVTQIQEQTLAIIPKMAAILLIFALLFPWMLSQATAYMNALFSNFPTFLGL from the coding sequence ATGACAGAAGCAGTTGTTGTTTCCCTGATGAACGAAGCAATGCGAATGACGGCCTTGCTTTCCGCACCTTTGTTGCTGGGCGCTCTGGTAGTAGGTTTGATCATTTCCATCTTCCAGGCTGTTACGCAAATTCAGGAGCAAACACTGGCTATCATTCCAAAGATGGCAGCCATTCTATTGATCTTCGCCCTGCTGTTTCCTTGGATGCTTTCTCAAGCAACAGCGTATATGAACGCACTTTTTTCAAACTTTCCTACCTTCCTTGGCCTCTAA